Proteins found in one Arachis stenosperma cultivar V10309 chromosome 8, arast.V10309.gnm1.PFL2, whole genome shotgun sequence genomic segment:
- the LOC130943612 gene encoding adenine nucleotide transporter BT1, chloroplastic/mitochondrial-like, with protein MGKKGHQLFDEKNDGFFFSVSNLGSQWSLQEQQQGSYYHPGGLFASVGQMGTMGFGVQQPNPSSSADSDSRDNDNGGLKLPFNDLYVKYVQCLGKVQFFEEGEEGVKAKKKRSGLKLKVRIRNPSLRRLFSGAIAGAISRTAVAPLETIRTHLMVGSSGHSTTEVFHNIMKTDGWTGLFRGNFVNVIRVAPSKAIELFAYDTVNKNLSPKPGEQPKVPIPASLIAGACAGVSSTICTYPLELVKTRLTIQRDVYNGLLDAFLKIIREEGPAELYRGLAPSLIGVIPYAATNYFAYDTLRKAYRKIFKQEKIGNIETLLIGSAAGAISSSATFPLEVARKHMQVGALSGRQVYKNVIHALASILEHEGIPGLYRGLGPSCMKLVPAAGISFMCYEACKRILVDDDEEA; from the exons ATGGGTAAGAAGGGACACCAACTATTCGACGAAAAGAATGATGGGTTTTTTTTCTCTGTTTCCAATTTGGGTTCTCAATGGAGCCTCCAAGAACAACAACAAGGTTCCTATTACCACCCAGGAGGCTTGTTTGCAAGCGTTGGCCAAATGGGTACCATGGGTTTTGGTGTTCAACAACCAAATCCTTCTTCTTCAGCTGATTCTGATTCACGTGACAATGACAACGGTGGTTTGAAACTACCCTTCAATGATTTGTACGTTAAGTATGTTCAGTGTCTTGGGAAAGTTCAGTTCTTTGAGGAAGGGGAAGAAGGGGTTAAGGCTAAGAAGAAAAGGAGTGGCCTTAAATTGAAGGTTAGGATCAGGAACCCTTCTCTGAGGAGGCTTTTCAGTGGGGCAATTGCAGGCGCTATTTCGCGAACCGCAGTGGCACCATTGGAGACTATAAGGACTCACTTGATGGTTGGAAGCAGTGGCCATTCCACCACTGAGGTGTTCCATAATATCATGAAGACTGATGGATGGACAGGGTTGTTTAGGGGTAATTTTGTTAATGTCATTCGGGTTGCACCTAGCAAGGCTATTGAG CTATTTGCTTATGATACAGTTAACAAGAACCTATCACCAAAGCCCGGGGAACAGCCTAAAGTTCCTATTCCTGCATCATTGATTGCAGGTGCCTGTGCCGGAGTGAGTTCAACTATATGCACATATCCTCTCGAGTTGGTCAAAACTCGACTAACTATCCAG AGAGATGTTTACAATGGTCTACTCGATGCATTCTTGAAAATTATTCGAGAGGAGGGTCCAGCGGAACTTTATAGAGGCCTTGCCCCCAGTCTTATTGGAGTCATTCCGTATGCTGCCACCAATTACTTTGCCTATGACACCTTACGGAAAGCATACCGGAAGATTTTTAAGCAAGAAAAGATTGGTAACATTGAAACCCTTTTGATTGGATCGGCAGCCGGTGCTATCTCAAGCAGTGCAACGTTTCCACTTGAGGTGGCTCGCAAGCATATGCAAGTGGGAGCTCTGAGTGGAAGACAAGTTTACAAAAATGTGATTCATGCCCTTGCAAGCATACTAGAACACGAAGGGATTCCCGGTTTATATAGAGGGCTCGGGCCTAGTTGCATGAAATTAGTGCCGGCTGCGGGAATCTCTTTCATGTGCTATGAAGCATGCAAGAGGATATTGGTAGACGACGATGAAGAGGCGTAA
- the LOC130943358 gene encoding uncharacterized protein LOC130943358 — translation MAKKNAQEAYQRVREAKAKSRARSGVVISPPPPPPPPKNTGTPTQPIVLSSSSLPRPPPSAQILSEPEKKKRKTSESGSSSFDGGVKADAMAFVRKNIYSFIHMDDVSVWNHLTTMAEESFRTAGVCGKLLDIFEKAPLSSLGATSRVEELEGRLRIFEKHEKELKEERDRLRKERDHLKEEEGKLRAQCTLEANLRKTAQDSYHSLFQDIVAVRKDLLNSRNAYAELEDSIADGAEESWRIFLEQVRVIAPDLDLSPLHPDKVVIDGAIVDPPVPEVVSESDLKTRGQRIIESPPRPQDAPSSSILTPTSSLAPPPGPGGVPPGDSSTPSKK, via the coding sequence atggcaaaaaaGAATGCTCAGGAGGCCTACCAAAGGGTCCGGGAGGCTAAggcgaagtcccgggctaggtcCGGGGTAGTCATCTCTCCTCCCcctccacctcctcctcctaagAACACTGGCACTCCTACTCAACCTATTGTTCTCTCTTCCTCGAGCTTGCCCCGACCACCCCCCTCTGCCCAAATTCTCTCCGAAcccgagaagaagaagcgcaagacttcagagtctggctcttcttccttcgatggtggggttaaggcggatgctatggcattcgtccgaaagaacatctattcTTTTATacatatggatgatgtttctgtttggaaccaccttaccaccatggccgaggagagttttaggacGGCGGGTGTTTGCGGCAAGCTTTTGGACATTTTTGAGAAAGCTCCCCTTAGCTCCTTGGGTGCAACCTCGagggttgaggagttggaggggagacttcgtatttttgaaaaacatgaaAAGGAGCTGAAAGAGGAGAGGGATAGgttgaggaaggagagggatcacctgaaggaggaggagggtaaGCTACGGGCCCAATGTACCTTGGAGGCTAATCTGAGGAAGACGGCGCAAGACAGCTACCAcagcttatttcaagatattgtggccgtgaggaaggatttgctgaattctcggaacgcctacgccgagttggaggactctatcgccgatggtgccgaggagtcttggagaattttcttggaacaagtcagagttattgctcccgacttggacctttctccactacatcctgacaaagtagttattgatggcgccattgttgatccTCCTGTTCCCGAGGTCGTTTCCGAATCAGACCTGAAGACTCGGGgacagaggattattgagtctcctcctcgtccccaagatgctccgagttcttcaaTCCTCACTCCGACTTCCTCTTTAGCTCCTCCTCCCGGTCCTGGTGGTGTTCCTCCTGGTGATTCCTCTACTCCGTCCAAGAAAtga